In one Balaenoptera acutorostrata chromosome 5, mBalAcu1.1, whole genome shotgun sequence genomic region, the following are encoded:
- the SGMS2 gene encoding phosphatidylcholine:ceramide cholinephosphotransferase 2, translated as MDIIETAKLEEHMENQTNDPANTYARPAEPVEEENKNGNGKPKSLSNGLRKGTKKYPDYIQIAMPTESRNKFPLEWWKTGIAFVYALFNLVLTTVMITVVHERVPPKELSPPLPDKFFDYIDRVKWAFSVSEINGIILVGLWITQWLFLRYKSIVGRRFFFIIGTLYLYRCITMYVTTLPVPGMHFQCAPKLNGDSQAKVQRILRLISGGGLSITGSHILCGDFLFSGHTVVLTLTYLFIKEYSPRHFWWYHLICWLLSAAGIICILVAHEHYTVDVIVAYYITTRLFWWYHSMANEKNLKVSSQTNFLSRAWWFPIFYFFEKNVQGSIPCCFSWPLSWPPGCFKSSCKKYSRVQKIGEDNEKST; from the exons ATGGATATCATAGAGACAGCAAAACTTGAAGAACATATGGAAAACCAAACCAACGATCCTGCAAACACTTATGCAAGACCTGCTGAACCTGTTGAAGAAGAGAACAAAAATGGCAATGGTAAACCTAAGAGTTTATCCAATGGGCTGCGAAAGGGCACCAAAAAGTACCCGGACTATATCCAAATTGCTATGCCCACGGAATCGAGGAACAAATTTCCCCTAGAGTGGTGGAAAACAGGCATTGCCTTCGTGTACGCTCTTTTCAACCTCGTCCTGACAACCGTCATGATCACGGTTGTGCACGAGAGGGTCCCTCCCAAGGAGCTCAGCCCTCCACTCCCAGACAAGTTTTTTGATTACATAGATCGGGTGAAATGGGCATTTTCtgtatcagaaataaatggaattatattagtTGGATTATGGATCACCCAGTGGCTATTTCTGAGATACAA gTCAATAGTGGGGCGCAGATTCTTTTTTATCATTGGAACTTTGTACCTGTATCGCTGTATCACGATGTACGTTACTACTCTCCCTGTGCCTGGAATGCATTTCCAGTGTGCTCCAAAG CTCAACGGAGACTCTCAGGCAAAAGTACAACGGATTCTACGGTTGATTTCTGGTGGCGGATTGTCCATAACTGGGTCACATATCTTGTGTGGAGACTTCCTCTTCAGCGGTCACACAGTTGTGCTGACACTTACTTATTTGTTCATCAAGGAAT ATTCGCCTCGTCACTTCTGGTGGTATCATTTAATCTGCTGGCTGCTGAGCGCCGCTGGGATCATCTGCATTCTTGTAGCACACGAACACTATACTGTCGATGTGATCGTTGCTTATTATATCACAACACGGCTCTTTTGGTGGTACCATTCCATGGCCAATGAAAAG AACTTGAAGGTCTCTTCACAGACTAATTTCTTGTCTCGAGCATGGTGGTTccccatcttttatttttttgagaaaaacgTACAAGGCTCAATTCCTTGCTGCTTCTCCTGGCCACTGTCCTGGCCTCCTGGCTGCTTTAAATCGTCTTGCAAGAAGTATTCACGGGTTCAGAAGATTGGTGAAGATAATGAAAAATCTACCTGA
- the LOC103020180 gene encoding cytochrome P450 2U1, with protein MASAGLPQAPVEDSPWPLRLLHAPPGLLRLDPTGGALLLLVLAALLGWSWLWRLPKRGIPPGPTPWPVVGNFGFVLLPPFLRRKSWPYRRARTGELNTSGLGVQLLLADLARVYGNIYSFFIGHYLVVVLNDFHSVREALVQQAEVFSDRPRMPLSYILTKGKGIVFAHYGPVWRQQRKFSHSTLRHFGLGKLSLEPKIIEEFKYVKEEMQKNGEVLFNPFPIVNNAVSNIICSLCFGQRFDYTNSEFKKMLNFMSRALEICLNTQLLLVNICSWLYYLPFGPFKELRQIEKDLTIFLKKIIKDHRESLDVENPQDFIDMYLLHVEEERKNNSNSSFDEDYLFYIIGDLFIAGTDTTTNSLLWCLLYMSLNPDIQEKVHEEIERVIGGDRAPSLTDKARMPYTEATIMEVQRLSVVVPLSIPHMTSEKTVLQGYTIPKGTIILPNLWSIHRDPAIWEKPNDFYPNRFLDDQGQLIKKETFIPFGIGKRVCMGEQLAKMELFLMFVSLMQSFTFALPKDSKPILTGKYGLTLAPHPFNIIISKR; from the exons ATGGCCTCCGCCGGGCTGCCCCAGGCCCCCGTCGAGGACTCCCCTTGGCCTCTGCGCCTCCTGCACGCGCCGCCGGGGCTGCTGCGGCTGGACCCCACGGGCGGCGCGCTGCTGCTGCTCGTTCTCGCCGCGCTGCTGGGCTGGAGCTGGCTGTGGCGGCTCCCGAAGCGGGGCATCCCCCCCGGGCCCACGCCCTGGCCCGTGGTGGGCAACTTCGGCTTCGTGCTGCTGCCGCCTTTCCTCCGACGGAAGAGCTGGCCGTACCGGCGGGCAAGGACCGGAGAATTGAATACCTCGGGCCTGGGCGTGCAGTTGCTCCTGGCAGACCTGGCCCGTGTGTACGGCAACATCTACAGCTTCTTCATCGGCCACTACCTGGTGGTGGTCCTCAACGACTTCCACAGCGTGCGCGAGGCGCTGGTGCAGCAGGCCGAGGTCTTCAGCGACCGCCCGCGGATGCCGCTCAGCTACATCCTGACCaaggggaagg GGATTGTATTCGCACATTATGGTCCAGTCTGGAGACAACAGAGGAAGTTCTCTCATTCAACTCTTCGTCATTTTGGCTTGGGAAAGCTTAGCTTGGAGCCCAAGATTATTGAGGAGTTCAAATACgtgaaagaggaaatgcagaagaatGGAGAAGTCCTCTTCAATCCTTTCCCCATTGTCAACAACGCTGTCTCTAACATAATTTGCTCTTTGTGCTTTGGCCAGCGCTTTGATTACACCAATAGTGAGTTTAAGaaaatgcttaattttatgtCACGAGCGTTAGAAATCTGTCTGAACACCCAGCTCCTCTTGGTCAACATATGCTCCTGGCTTTATTACCTTCCCTTTGGACCATTTAAGGAATTAAGACAGATTGAAAAGGATTTaactattttccttaaaaaaatcatcaaagaCCATCGAGAGTCTCTGGACGTAGAGAACCCTCAGGACTTCATAGACATGTATCTTCTCCatgtggaggaggagaggaaaaataatagcaatagtaGTTTTGATGAAGAttacttattttatatcattGGCGATCTCTTCATTGCTGGCACTGATACCACAACTAACTCTTTGCTTTGGTGCCTCCTGTATATGTCACTGAACCCCGACATACAAG aaaAGGTTCATGAAGAAATTGAAAGGGTCATTGGTGGTGACCGTGCCCCTTCCCTCACTGACAAGGCCCGGATGCCCTACACAGAAGCCACCATCATGGAGGTTCAGAGGCTGAGCGTGGTGGTACCACTCTCCATCCCTCACATGACCTCAGAGAAAACAG tgctCCAAGGGTATACCATTCCTAAAGGCACGATAATATTACCCAACTTGTGGTCAATACACAGAGACCCAGCCATTTGGGAGAAACCAAATGATTTCTACCCTAATCGATTTCTGGATGATCAAGGACAActtattaaaaaggaaacatttattcCTTTTGGGATAG GGAAGCGGGTATGTATGGGAGAGCAGCTGGCAAAGATGGAATTATTCCTGATGTTCGTGAGCCTAATGCAGAGTTTCACATTTGCTTTGCCTAAGGACTCGAAGCCGATCCTGACTGGGAAATACGGTCTAACTTTAGCCCCACATCCGTTTAATATAATCATTTCAAAGAGATAA